Proteins from a single region of Hordeum vulgare subsp. vulgare chromosome 6H, MorexV3_pseudomolecules_assembly, whole genome shotgun sequence:
- the LOC123404898 gene encoding uncharacterized protein LOC123404898, whose product MSMATADPCPCVVIAPQIKAADGTVTTAGFYRWEEGQEAATLVMDAMPDYQSFHPYTEAAHDLAHCDGLLLVPTAAAARVLNPATTRVLELPSSVAPPPPPLPSGRILGHHAFGLGRDSRSGAYKVARFFYRSLDEVELFAGGCTYTYALGAEVLTVAGVGADHRWRETAAPPPCPVIPGRTATFFEGSLLFTPHERVLGKEAPGFIRFRLDDEVFDVTPGPPRDKRIDYGSSSLAELRGELWMCVNNSTSPGIGSVEMWACGDLAGARWELRHAVKDFVFHGHRSLRPVTASAGAILLRYGPWHLWCYRRQGRQPGYGDVVNMRFLKYQRHDHNVVEYQKETIYTLHVIPYIPSLVPI is encoded by the coding sequence ATGTCGATGGCGACGGCGGATCCGTGCCCGTGCGTGGTCATCGCGCCGCAGATCAAGGCCGCCGACGGAACGGTCACCACCGCCGGGTTCTACCGCTGGGAGGAGGGCCAGGAAGCCGCCACCCTCGTGATGGACGCCATGCCCGACTACCAATCCTTCCACCCCTACACGGAAGCGGCGCACGACCTCGCGCACTGCGACGGGCTGCTGCTggtgcccaccgccgccgccgcacgcGTCCTCAACCCGGCAACGACCCGCGTCCTGGAGCTCCCCTCCTCCGTCGCGCCACCTCCGCCCCCGCTCCCCTCCGGTCGGATCCTGGGCCACCACGCGTTCGGCCTCGGCCGCGACTCCCGCTCTGGCGCCTACAAGGTCGCCCGCTTCTTCTACCGCTCACTGGACGAGGTCGAGCTCTTCGCCGGCGGCTGCACCTACACCTATGCACTCGGGGCGGAGGTGCTCACCGTCGCCGGCGTCGGGGCGGACCACCGTTGGCGTGAGACCGCGGCGCCACCGCCGTGCCCGGTCATACCAGGCCGCACGGCGACATTCTTCGAGGGCTCGCTCCTCTTCACCCCCCACGAGCGGGTCCTCGGCAAAGAGGCGCCGGGCTTCATCCGATTCCGCCTTGACGACGAGGTGTTCGACGTTACGCCGGGGCCTCCCCGCGACAAGAGGATTGACTACGGATCGTCCAGCTTGGCGGAGCTGCGCGGGGAGTTGTGGATGTGCGTTAACAACAGCACGAGTCCCGGCATCGGGTCGGTGGAGATGTGGGCGTGCGGCGACCTCGCCGGCGCCCGGTGGGAGCTGCGTCACGCCGTCAAGGACTTTGTTTTCCATGGCCACCGGTCGCTTCGTCCAGTCACCGCGTCCGCCGGTGCCATACTGCTGCGCTACGGACCGTGGCACCTTTGGTGCTACCGTCGGCAGGGTCGTCAGCCGGGTTACGGCGACGTCGTCAACATGCGGTTTCTCAAGTATCAGCGCCATGACCACAATGTCGTCGAGTATCAAAAGGAAACAATCTATACCCTTCATGTAATTCCCTACATTCCAAGCCTTGTCCCAATTTAA